A window of Castanea sativa cultivar Marrone di Chiusa Pesio chromosome 1, ASM4071231v1 contains these coding sequences:
- the LOC142640261 gene encoding deoxyuridine 5'-triphosphate nucleotidohydrolase, whose protein sequence is MAGKLGAKTRETLFLVVNPLFKPDTYFARSLKLSFCKYPFRNRSFSIILTMAQPDLQNHSPEIKEPSLKIPKVGQNGVAAEISKDPISLLRVKKLSEKAVLPSRGSPLSAGYDLSSATETKVPARGKALVPTDLSIAIPEGTYARVAPRSGLTWKHSIDVGAGVIDADYRGPVGVILFNHSDVDFEVKVGDRIAQLIIEKIMTPDVIEVEDLDSTVRGEGGFGSTGV, encoded by the exons ATGGCGGGAAAGCTTGGCGCCAAAACCCGCGAAACTCTATTTTTGGTGGTAAACCCTCTATTTAAACCCGACACATATTTTGCTCGGTCCCTAAAACTCAGCTTTTGCAAATACCCATTTCGCAACAGATCGTTCTCTATTATCCTCACCATGGCTCAGCCAGATCTTCAAAACCACAGCCCCGAAATCAAAGAACCATCGCTGAAGATCCCGAAGGTTGGCCAAAACGGCGTCGCTGCTGAAATCTCGAAGGACCCCATTTCACTACTCAGAGTGAAAAAGCTTTCTGAGAAAGCTGTTTTGCCTTCTAGAGGCTCTCCTCTCTCTGCTGGCTACGATCTCTCCAG TGCAACGGAGACTAAGGTACCAGCAAGAGGAAAAGCTTTGGTTCCAACCGATCTGAGCATTGCAATCCCTGAAGGAACTTACGCTCGTGTtg CGCCAAGGTCTGGATTGACGTGGAAGCACTCGATCGATGTGGGTGCGGGTGTGATCGATGCTGACTACAGGGGTCCAGTTGGGGTTATACTGTTTAACCATTCGGATGTTGATTTTGAGGTGAAAGTGGGTGATAGGATTGCACAGTTGATTATTGAGAAGATCATGACGCCTGATGTGATCGAGGTTGAGGATTTGGACTCCACGGTTAGAGGCGAGGGTGGGTTCGGGTCTACTGGCGTATGA